In Aquimarina spinulae, a single window of DNA contains:
- a CDS encoding amidohydrolase family protein: MNSHITLRVTSLFLFLCTLTTFSQNAKKEKDSIKKATKELPLEPERTISFTTDQGTWISLDVSPDGKTIVFDLMGDIYSIPISGGKATQITSGMAYDVHPRYSPDGKSLVFISDKSGSDNIWTLDLATKEDKQITKEEKHNFFSAEWTTDGEYIVGGKGRRNIKLHIYHKEGGSGGQLFEKPKNIKAIDPAFSADGKLLYFSQRKGSWDYNAQLPQYQIGTYDMEDGDMAVITSRYGSAFTPTLSNDGNWLVYGTRFEEETGLVLRNLKTGKERWLAYPVQRDEQESIAPLGVLPAMSFTPDNKSLIVSYGGKIYAVSVENNTAKEIPFQVNVSLDLGPKLAFKYPIKDTENVWATQIRDAKPSPDGLKLAFTALNRLYIMNLPNGTPRRLTTNNFTEAQPTWSPDGKYIVFTTWKKGGGHLFKVSHDGRSAPIQLTKQPGIYTKPSWSYSSNRIAFHRGVAQTYDDAINPFSNRTQEDLVWINANGGVINMIDKTKGRQNPHFTKIDNRIYLSSNEKGLISIRWDGSDEKEHLKLTGITTHGSQDIFGKDHHENNIDSYISSALPSAEEGWRDKSKASKPSEIQISPDGKTALALINNDIYTVIIPRYGKAPSVSVAKVNGAAFPAMKLTVMGGEFPTWSSNSKKVHWSLGASHFRYDLEAGKKFNDSLAAKKKEELKETEKKSDTTKTDKKEDEEKKKDPKFEAEEFKIKVNYKKDIPKGTLLLQGGHIVTMKGYDVIKKGDILIENNRIKGIGISGSITIPAGTQTIDVSGKTLVPGFIDTHAHMWPSWGVHKNQVWMYSANLAYGVTTTRDPQTGTTDVLTYSDMVESGMIHGPRVYSTGPGVGFWKYQIESLDHAKDVLKQYSEYYNTKSIKMYLVGNRKHRQWIMMAAKELKLMPTTEGGLDFKLNMTQLLDGYPGHEHSFPIYPIYKDVVKTVADSKMAVTPTLLVSYGGPWAENYYYSRENVWRDQKIQYFTPYEELAQKSRRRPGWFMEEEHVFKKHAVFMKELVEASGLAGIGSHGQLQGLGFHWELWSVGSGGMKNHDALRVATTLGAEALGLDNDLGSIEVGKLADILILSKNPLENIRNTNTLTHVIKNGRVYNANTLDEVWPKKQKAETFHWQTKKPNGLPGIKK, from the coding sequence ATGAACTCACACATCACTCTAAGGGTTACTTCCCTATTTTTATTTTTATGTACGCTCACTACATTTTCTCAAAATGCTAAAAAGGAAAAAGATTCAATCAAAAAAGCGACTAAGGAGCTTCCTTTAGAGCCTGAACGTACAATATCCTTTACAACCGATCAGGGAACCTGGATTTCGCTAGATGTAAGTCCGGATGGAAAAACTATTGTTTTTGATCTTATGGGTGATATCTATTCTATTCCAATTAGCGGTGGTAAAGCAACGCAAATTACTAGTGGTATGGCATATGATGTACACCCCAGATATAGTCCTGATGGCAAATCCCTGGTTTTTATCTCAGATAAAAGTGGTTCTGATAATATCTGGACTCTGGATCTTGCTACCAAAGAGGATAAACAGATTACTAAAGAAGAAAAACACAATTTCTTTTCTGCAGAGTGGACTACCGATGGTGAATATATTGTAGGTGGTAAAGGGCGTAGAAATATTAAACTACATATTTATCATAAAGAAGGTGGCTCTGGTGGTCAATTATTTGAAAAACCTAAGAATATCAAAGCTATTGATCCTGCTTTTAGTGCAGATGGTAAATTGTTATATTTCTCTCAGCGTAAAGGTTCGTGGGACTACAATGCACAATTACCACAATATCAAATAGGGACTTATGACATGGAAGATGGTGACATGGCAGTAATAACCTCTCGATATGGTTCTGCTTTCACTCCTACTTTATCTAATGATGGCAACTGGCTGGTGTACGGTACTCGTTTTGAAGAAGAAACCGGTCTTGTGTTACGAAACTTAAAAACCGGAAAAGAGCGATGGTTGGCATACCCGGTTCAACGGGATGAGCAAGAATCGATAGCGCCTCTGGGAGTGTTACCGGCAATGTCATTCACTCCTGACAATAAAAGCCTAATTGTTTCGTATGGTGGAAAAATATATGCTGTTTCTGTAGAAAACAATACTGCCAAAGAAATCCCTTTTCAGGTTAATGTAAGCCTTGATCTAGGGCCAAAACTAGCTTTTAAATACCCTATAAAAGATACAGAAAATGTATGGGCAACCCAGATTCGTGATGCCAAACCATCACCAGATGGTTTGAAACTGGCATTTACTGCATTGAATCGGTTATATATAATGAATTTACCTAATGGTACTCCCAGACGTTTAACTACAAATAATTTTACAGAAGCGCAACCTACCTGGTCTCCCGATGGAAAATATATTGTATTCACTACCTGGAAAAAAGGAGGTGGTCATTTATTTAAAGTAAGTCATGATGGTCGTTCTGCACCTATACAATTAACCAAACAACCCGGTATTTATACAAAACCTTCATGGTCTTATTCTTCAAATAGAATTGCATTTCATCGAGGAGTAGCTCAGACGTATGATGATGCAATTAACCCATTTTCAAATCGAACTCAGGAAGATTTAGTATGGATAAATGCTAATGGAGGTGTTATCAATATGATTGATAAAACAAAAGGAAGACAAAACCCTCATTTTACCAAAATAGATAATCGTATTTATTTAAGTAGTAATGAAAAAGGGTTAATTTCTATTCGTTGGGATGGATCTGATGAAAAAGAGCACCTAAAATTAACCGGAATCACTACTCATGGTTCTCAGGATATTTTTGGTAAAGATCATCATGAAAATAATATTGATAGTTATATTTCTAGTGCGTTGCCATCAGCAGAAGAAGGGTGGCGTGATAAAAGTAAGGCTTCCAAACCTTCAGAAATACAAATCTCTCCAGATGGAAAAACTGCACTCGCTTTAATTAATAATGATATTTATACAGTAATTATTCCTCGATATGGCAAAGCGCCTTCGGTTTCTGTCGCCAAAGTTAACGGAGCTGCATTTCCGGCTATGAAATTAACGGTTATGGGTGGTGAATTTCCTACCTGGTCCTCGAATAGTAAAAAAGTACACTGGTCCCTGGGAGCAAGTCATTTCAGGTATGATCTAGAAGCAGGAAAAAAGTTTAACGATAGCTTAGCGGCCAAGAAAAAAGAAGAACTTAAGGAAACAGAGAAAAAATCTGATACTACAAAAACAGACAAGAAAGAAGATGAAGAAAAAAAGAAAGATCCAAAATTTGAAGCTGAAGAATTTAAAATTAAAGTAAATTATAAAAAGGATATCCCTAAAGGAACTTTATTATTACAAGGAGGTCATATTGTTACTATGAAAGGATATGATGTTATTAAAAAAGGAGATATTCTTATAGAGAACAATAGAATTAAAGGTATTGGTATTTCGGGAAGCATAACAATTCCTGCAGGTACACAAACTATTGATGTTTCTGGAAAAACATTAGTCCCTGGATTCATTGATACTCATGCCCATATGTGGCCCAGTTGGGGTGTGCATAAAAACCAGGTGTGGATGTATTCTGCAAACCTGGCCTATGGCGTTACAACTACCAGGGATCCACAGACCGGTACAACCGATGTGCTTACTTATAGTGATATGGTAGAATCTGGTATGATCCATGGTCCACGTGTATATAGTACTGGTCCGGGAGTTGGGTTTTGGAAATATCAAATCGAAAGTCTGGATCATGCCAAAGATGTATTAAAGCAGTATAGCGAGTATTACAATACCAAGAGTATCAAAATGTATTTGGTGGGTAATCGTAAACACCGACAATGGATCATGATGGCTGCAAAAGAATTAAAACTAATGCCTACTACTGAAGGAGGCTTAGATTTTAAACTAAATATGACCCAACTCTTAGACGGCTATCCCGGTCATGAACATTCCTTCCCTATTTACCCTATCTATAAAGATGTTGTAAAAACCGTAGCAGATTCAAAAATGGCAGTGACACCTACTTTATTAGTATCCTATGGAGGGCCTTGGGCAGAAAATTATTATTACTCACGTGAGAATGTTTGGAGAGATCAAAAAATTCAATATTTCACACCTTATGAAGAATTAGCACAAAAATCCAGAAGAAGGCCAGGTTGGTTTATGGAAGAGGAACATGTATTTAAAAAACATGCCGTGTTTATGAAAGAACTGGTAGAAGCAAGTGGTTTGGCCGGAATAGGAAGTCATGGACAATTACAAGGACTCGGATTTCATTGGGAATTATGGTCTGTGGGTAGCGGTGGAATGAAAAATCATGATGCTCTTAGAGTTGCTACAACACTTGGTGCTGAAGCATTGGGATTAGATAATGATTTGGGAAGCATTGAAGTCGGAAAACTAGCCGATATTTTAATTTTATCAAAAAACCCATTAGAAAATATCAGAAACACAAATACATTAACTCATGTAATCAAAAATGGAAGAGTGTATAATGCAAATACATTGGATGAAGTATGGCCCAAAAAACAAAAAGCAGAAACTTTTCATTGGCAAACCAAAAAACCTAATGGATTACCCGGAATTAAGAAGTAG
- a CDS encoding SusC/RagA family TonB-linked outer membrane protein, with the protein MNKKVNSVSFLSEKKKHNFLLTLMRVFILFLCFGLTSVYAHNSYSQTKLDINLKNGTLEELFDQIHSQSEFIFFYKDDIVKTNTKITLRLKQSTVKEILNRVFQKTDLTYKIIDRQIVISKRKKELGTKTISESKEPQQAMLTGKVTTADGEPLPGASIIIKNTNRGTQTDFDGNYELEVSKGESLVFSYLGFANIEVVYSGQPKLDITLIEDAGELGEVIVVGYGTRAKSLVTGAISSIDFKQIENSSNQRIEQVLQGRVSGVTVVSSSGSPGSASKVRIRGTGSNGNSDPLYIVDGMKVSNLENIAPSDIANIEVLKDAASSAIYGTQGANGVVIVTTKQGRKGRSVISYNSQIGIQTLRTKMELMNASQFVTYSNEAGNTTVVNNGIDTDWIDETFQDAFIQKHDLSFSGGSERSTYFLSGSFLDQDGIVGNNSSYKRYTLRANLKSDIKDWLEVGTNIVYSNTGQSPITEDDSFRGVVNHALLIDPLTPVIYTGTLPPRAMTGLEDGTAMLDRNGNVYGYPTYTTGEIINPVASSNYIFRGGIDIDRVLLSVKGKIKLSNDLSFTSRFGYERSNSFDTRWTPVYYVASEASNSVVSLKHAINRNSRWLWENFARYTKNLEEHSFTGLLGYSAEKIKNPFYNLQGADVPRGTDDFAYFDFSNRDNDIIGSNIFQKNMTSVFGRISYDYLDKYLLEGSLRYDQSSVFPKNERGGYFPAVSVGWVVSKENFWNSNKIDHIKLRGSWGQNGSDANLSGNGDLQFWQSVATDVGVVPIVYEGVSGTQVGDLANPQLLWERSEQLDIGLDLKALDNKFNFSVDYYSKTTRDLIVSNGNIIVPGSVGRTLGAINAGTITNRGFEFEIGYNTTSNGGLDYGINLNLSTLKNNTSEVSIGGALNGASIPGRPITRFEEGFPVWYFYGFKTNGIDPQTGEIIFVDTDGVPGITSNDKTMIGSPHPDILFGGNISLGYKNFDLNVLFQGTYGNDIFAGYHRPSRPLTNKPVDYFNNRWQRPGDIASFPGAANIAEAYDTDLMVEDGSYLRIKQLQLGYNFPQAITDKLSLGKLRVYISLDDYFTFTKYNGLDPEAGSFANNSQGIDRGFYPIPGKALFGLSVDF; encoded by the coding sequence ATGAATAAAAAAGTTAACAGTGTTTCTTTTTTGTCTGAAAAGAAGAAACACAATTTTTTATTAACCCTTATGAGAGTTTTTATTTTATTCCTGTGTTTTGGCTTAACAAGTGTGTATGCACATAACTCTTATTCACAAACTAAGCTGGATATTAACTTAAAAAACGGTACTCTTGAAGAACTGTTTGATCAAATTCATTCTCAAAGCGAGTTTATATTTTTTTATAAGGATGATATTGTAAAAACCAATACAAAAATCACACTACGTCTTAAACAATCTACTGTAAAAGAGATACTAAATAGGGTATTTCAAAAAACAGATCTCACTTATAAAATAATTGATCGGCAAATAGTAATATCTAAACGAAAAAAAGAGTTGGGTACGAAAACGATTTCAGAATCAAAAGAACCCCAACAGGCGATGTTAACAGGTAAAGTTACCACCGCCGATGGTGAACCCTTACCAGGAGCAAGTATTATTATAAAAAATACAAATAGAGGTACTCAAACCGATTTTGATGGTAACTATGAATTAGAAGTATCTAAAGGAGAATCTTTAGTGTTTTCTTATTTGGGGTTTGCTAATATAGAGGTTGTATATTCTGGTCAACCTAAATTAGATATTACATTGATTGAAGATGCGGGAGAATTAGGAGAAGTAATTGTTGTAGGGTACGGAACCAGGGCAAAAAGTTTAGTTACCGGAGCAATTTCTAGTATTGATTTTAAACAAATAGAAAATTCATCTAATCAACGTATAGAACAAGTTTTACAAGGTAGAGTGTCTGGTGTTACAGTTGTTTCTTCGTCAGGATCTCCTGGTTCTGCATCAAAAGTTAGGATTCGTGGTACGGGCTCTAATGGGAATTCTGATCCTCTTTATATAGTTGATGGTATGAAAGTTTCAAATTTAGAGAATATTGCTCCAAGCGATATTGCGAATATAGAAGTATTAAAGGATGCTGCATCCTCAGCGATTTACGGTACTCAGGGTGCAAATGGTGTTGTTATTGTTACTACAAAACAAGGTAGAAAAGGTCGATCAGTTATTAGCTATAATTCACAAATTGGAATACAGACTTTAAGAACTAAAATGGAACTAATGAACGCTTCTCAATTTGTAACATATTCGAATGAAGCTGGCAATACAACTGTAGTAAATAATGGGATTGATACAGACTGGATTGATGAAACCTTTCAAGATGCATTTATTCAGAAACATGACCTTAGTTTTTCGGGGGGATCAGAACGATCGACGTATTTTTTATCAGGGTCTTTTTTAGATCAGGATGGTATAGTAGGTAATAATTCATCGTACAAAAGATATACTTTAAGAGCAAATCTTAAGAGTGATATAAAAGATTGGTTAGAAGTAGGAACTAATATTGTGTATTCTAATACAGGGCAGTCTCCAATTACAGAGGACGATTCTTTTAGAGGAGTAGTAAATCATGCACTATTAATTGATCCGTTAACTCCCGTTATATATACTGGCACACTTCCTCCAAGAGCAATGACAGGTCTTGAGGATGGCACAGCAATGCTTGATAGAAATGGGAATGTATATGGATATCCTACGTATACTACAGGAGAGATAATTAACCCTGTAGCATCTTCAAACTATATTTTTAGAGGGGGAATAGATATCGATAGAGTTTTACTTTCTGTTAAAGGAAAGATAAAATTATCAAATGATTTATCATTTACATCAAGATTTGGCTATGAAAGATCTAATTCATTTGACACAAGGTGGACACCTGTATATTATGTTGCCAGTGAAGCAAGTAATTCTGTTGTAAGTCTAAAGCATGCAATAAACAGAAATTCAAGATGGTTATGGGAAAATTTTGCAAGATATACTAAGAATCTAGAAGAACATAGTTTTACTGGCTTACTTGGCTATTCTGCCGAGAAAATCAAAAATCCATTTTATAATTTGCAAGGGGCTGATGTTCCTAGAGGAACTGATGATTTTGCATATTTTGATTTTTCTAACAGAGATAATGATATCATAGGGAGCAATATATTTCAGAAGAATATGACTTCGGTTTTTGGAAGAATATCGTATGATTATTTAGATAAATATTTATTAGAAGGGTCACTACGATATGACCAATCAAGTGTTTTTCCTAAAAATGAAAGAGGAGGATATTTTCCTGCAGTTTCTGTTGGTTGGGTGGTTTCTAAAGAAAATTTTTGGAATTCAAATAAAATTGACCACATCAAATTACGTGGTAGCTGGGGACAGAATGGAAGTGATGCAAACTTGTCGGGTAATGGAGATTTACAATTCTGGCAAAGTGTTGCTACCGATGTTGGAGTTGTACCAATAGTTTATGAGGGCGTAAGTGGTACTCAAGTTGGAGATTTGGCAAACCCTCAATTATTATGGGAGCGTTCAGAACAACTCGACATTGGTCTTGATTTAAAAGCATTAGATAATAAGTTTAACTTTTCTGTAGATTATTATAGTAAAACTACCAGAGATTTGATTGTTTCTAATGGTAATATTATAGTACCTGGGTCCGTAGGTAGAACATTAGGAGCAATTAATGCAGGTACAATTACGAATAGAGGTTTTGAATTTGAGATTGGTTATAATACCACTAGCAACGGAGGTTTGGATTATGGTATTAACCTTAACTTATCTACATTAAAAAATAATACTTCAGAAGTATCTATTGGAGGAGCTTTAAATGGCGCGTCAATCCCAGGAAGACCGATTACAAGATTTGAAGAAGGTTTTCCTGTATGGTATTTTTATGGATTTAAAACCAATGGTATAGATCCTCAGACAGGAGAAATTATTTTTGTTGATACCGATGGAGTTCCTGGTATTACCTCTAATGATAAAACTATGATTGGTTCACCACATCCAGATATATTGTTTGGAGGTAATATTAGTTTGGGGTATAAAAACTTTGATCTAAACGTATTATTTCAAGGAACATATGGTAATGATATTTTTGCAGGATATCATCGTCCTTCTAGACCATTAACTAATAAACCCGTTGATTATTTTAATAATAGATGGCAACGACCAGGGGATATAGCATCTTTTCCGGGAGCTGCAAATATAGCTGAAGCATATGATACCGATCTTATGGTAGAAGATGGCTCTTATCTAAGAATTAAACAATTACAATTAGGGTATAATTTTCCACAAGCAATTACAGATAAACTTAGCTTAGGAAAGTTAAGAGTTTACATTTCTCTGGATGATTATTTTACTTTCACTAAGTATAATGGTTTAGATCCTGAGGCAGGAAGTTTTGCAAATAATAGCCAAGGAATTGATAGAGGATTTTACCCAATACCTGGTAAAGCATTATTTGGTTTATCAGTAGATTTTTAA
- a CDS encoding solute:sodium symporter family transporter — protein MDYIGIISFFGFTLLVGIIAYLSTSKTDETSSDGYFLGGRSLTAGVIAGSLLLTNLSTEQIVGLNGAAFKEGILVMAWETLAAIAMVITAIFLLPRYLKGGITTVPQFLQRRYDTTTKAITSGLFLTGYAIILLPTVLYSGALAINTMFNIPELLGVSESIALWITVWGIGSIGSIYAIFGGLKAVAVSDTINAIGLLIGGVMIPLFGLWDIGSGNILEGINVLFDLYPDKFNGIGGKKASVPFTTIFTGMMLVQLFYWGTNQAIIQRALGAKNLKEGQKGLLLGSFVKILGPIIVVLPGIIAFHMFGDTLKNPDEAYPMLVSKVLPVSLVGFFAAVLFGAILSSFNSALNSSVTLFGIDIYKEYFNKEANEITVVKAGKLFGIILAVISMFVAPLLVYASDGLFGYLQEANGIYSIPILTIIIVGYLTKHVPAIAAKIGLISGSMLYVFSQFILKPYVIGEENYPHFLHVMAVLFILNVVIMLLIGKLYPRKDEYKQEYTKQVNITPLRYVMPIGVSICITVIAIYLYFS, from the coding sequence ATGGACTATATAGGTATCATTTCTTTTTTTGGGTTTACACTTTTGGTTGGTATTATTGCCTATTTATCTACATCTAAGACAGATGAAACATCTTCTGATGGTTACTTTTTGGGAGGAAGAAGTTTAACAGCAGGAGTCATTGCAGGATCTTTATTGCTTACTAACCTATCAACAGAACAGATTGTAGGTCTAAATGGAGCTGCATTTAAAGAAGGTATATTGGTGATGGCATGGGAAACACTTGCGGCAATCGCTATGGTAATTACAGCCATATTTTTATTACCTCGGTATCTAAAAGGAGGGATTACCACGGTACCCCAGTTTTTACAACGACGATACGATACAACTACCAAAGCAATAACATCAGGGTTATTTCTTACGGGGTATGCTATTATTTTGCTACCCACAGTGTTATATTCTGGTGCATTGGCTATTAATACTATGTTTAATATACCAGAACTTCTGGGAGTATCAGAATCAATAGCACTTTGGATTACAGTATGGGGAATAGGAAGTATAGGCTCAATTTATGCAATTTTTGGAGGATTAAAAGCTGTAGCCGTGTCAGATACTATTAATGCTATTGGATTATTAATAGGAGGAGTGATGATTCCTTTATTTGGACTATGGGATATTGGAAGTGGCAATATTTTAGAAGGAATTAATGTTTTGTTTGATTTATATCCTGATAAATTTAATGGAATAGGAGGTAAAAAAGCATCGGTTCCTTTTACAACTATTTTTACGGGAATGATGCTGGTACAATTATTTTATTGGGGAACCAATCAGGCTATTATTCAAAGAGCTCTTGGAGCCAAAAATTTAAAGGAGGGGCAAAAAGGCCTGTTATTGGGATCATTTGTTAAGATTTTAGGACCAATTATAGTAGTGTTACCTGGTATTATCGCTTTTCATATGTTTGGAGATACACTCAAAAATCCAGATGAAGCTTATCCTATGTTAGTAAGTAAAGTCTTGCCGGTATCCTTGGTAGGCTTTTTTGCAGCAGTATTATTTGGAGCTATTTTAAGTTCATTTAATAGCGCTTTGAATAGTTCTGTTACATTATTTGGGATAGATATTTATAAAGAATATTTTAATAAAGAAGCTAATGAAATTACTGTTGTTAAAGCAGGAAAATTATTCGGAATTATTTTAGCAGTAATATCAATGTTTGTGGCACCACTTCTTGTCTATGCTTCGGATGGATTATTTGGTTACCTACAAGAGGCAAATGGTATTTATAGTATTCCGATTTTGACAATAATTATAGTAGGGTATTTAACAAAACATGTTCCAGCAATTGCTGCAAAAATAGGACTTATTTCGGGCTCTATGTTATATGTTTTTAGTCAGTTTATATTAAAACCATATGTGATTGGAGAAGAAAATTATCCGCATTTCTTACATGTAATGGCAGTGCTATTTATTTTAAATGTAGTTATTATGCTGTTAATAGGTAAGCTTTATCCAAGGAAAGATGAATATAAGCAAGAATACACCAAACAGGTAAATATCACTCCGCTAAGATATGTAATGCCCATTGGTGTATCGATTTGTATAACAGTGATTGCTATTTATCTATATTTCTCATAA
- a CDS encoding RagB/SusD family nutrient uptake outer membrane protein codes for MKKIIFITILVFCTSCSDDFVNIAPVGTLDNATYFDTEENADQAIIGLYDLMQHNYGLNWNSAYFVKMLPGDDVNAGGGSSTDQEQLQDIDGYVNVSIDNISIQSNWDLFYQTIALANIIINTVETGTLSNRELVLGEAKFIRAWCYFELATMWGDVPLRLESPSNISPDDFALPKSSRAKIYEHVENDLKNAIASLPDKMSVSQPFRVSKGAAKALLGKVLVFQEKYASAITELSSVIANPAHDLEDTPADVWTTATEFGKESLFELGYISTNGYDWSNFPWGGRAESNIHQQLMGPRGDGFFDVAGLGILNGWGFNLPTSKLVTAFDIAGDIDRKAATIATEAEIIAAGGSVNTPENIWGYEGAIRMKYVTRLSETVSEGVPEVNYSANWRLLRYAEVLLLAAEAYNKNGQDDLALIELNKVRNRAGLPNLSGISGNDLFEAIINEKFLELAHEGQRFWDLVRWGRAATELTGTGYTTKNNLFPIPMTEIQLNTALSVSDQNPGY; via the coding sequence ATGAAAAAAATAATTTTTATCACAATATTGGTTTTTTGTACATCTTGTAGTGACGATTTTGTAAATATTGCCCCAGTTGGGACATTAGATAATGCTACATATTTTGATACTGAAGAAAATGCAGATCAAGCAATTATAGGATTGTATGATCTTATGCAACACAATTATGGTCTTAACTGGAATAGTGCATATTTTGTAAAAATGTTACCAGGAGATGATGTCAATGCAGGAGGAGGTAGTTCTACCGATCAAGAGCAGTTACAAGATATTGATGGTTATGTAAATGTGTCTATTGATAATATTTCAATTCAGAGCAATTGGGATTTGTTTTATCAAACAATTGCATTAGCAAATATTATTATTAATACTGTAGAGACAGGAACTTTAAGTAATCGTGAATTAGTCTTGGGAGAAGCAAAATTTATCAGAGCTTGGTGTTATTTTGAATTAGCAACAATGTGGGGAGACGTACCTTTGCGATTAGAGAGCCCATCTAATATAAGTCCTGATGATTTTGCTTTACCTAAAAGCTCTAGAGCAAAAATCTATGAGCATGTAGAAAATGACTTAAAAAATGCTATTGCTAGTTTGCCAGATAAGATGTCGGTTTCTCAGCCGTTTAGAGTTTCCAAAGGAGCAGCAAAAGCTCTTTTAGGTAAAGTATTGGTTTTTCAGGAAAAATATGCATCAGCAATTACAGAGTTATCCAGTGTGATAGCTAATCCCGCACATGATCTTGAAGATACTCCGGCAGATGTATGGACTACTGCAACAGAGTTCGGTAAAGAATCACTTTTTGAATTAGGGTATATCTCTACTAATGGCTATGATTGGAGTAATTTTCCCTGGGGAGGTCGTGCAGAAAGTAATATTCACCAACAATTAATGGGACCAAGAGGAGATGGTTTTTTTGATGTAGCTGGATTAGGAATTCTAAATGGATGGGGGTTTAATTTACCTACATCTAAATTGGTAACAGCTTTTGATATAGCTGGGGATATAGATCGAAAAGCAGCTACTATAGCTACAGAAGCAGAAATTATTGCTGCTGGAGGTAGCGTGAATACCCCTGAGAATATTTGGGGTTATGAAGGAGCTATACGTATGAAGTATGTTACTCGTTTATCTGAAACTGTTTCTGAAGGAGTACCAGAAGTAAATTATTCAGCCAATTGGAGATTATTACGGTATGCAGAAGTTTTGCTATTAGCTGCAGAAGCATACAATAAAAATGGCCAAGATGATCTGGCATTAATTGAATTAAATAAGGTAAGAAATAGAGCTGGATTACCTAACCTTTCTGGAATATCCGGAAATGATTTATTTGAAGCAATTATAAATGAGAAATTCTTAGAATTAGCACATGAAGGGCAACGTTTTTGGGATTTGGTACGATGGGGTAGAGCAGCCACAGAACTTACAGGAACAGGATATACAACTAAAAATAATTTGTTTCCTATTCCCATGACCGAAATTCAATTGAATACGGCATTGTCGGTATCAGATCAAAATCCAGGATATTAA
- a CDS encoding bile acid:sodium symporter family protein, whose translation MDSVSTIILALSLIIIMLGMGLSLVVDDFRRIFIYPKAILLGLTNQILILPVLGFALASLFPIQPEIAIGIMILTACPGGPTSNLISHLAKGDIALSVTLTALSSFITILTIPFIINFALLHFLEEGQMIKLNVVTTIVQILVITIIPVGIGMLIRKYNERFALKMAKPVRRASGIVLMLVIVGITIKEKDNMVSYFQQAGIVALCLNVITMIVGYYSAKLFSIKDKRAISIAIESGIQNGTLAITIAVVLLKNTSFAVAPAVYSLLMFFTGGIAVYLGIKKSNTQKN comes from the coding sequence ATGGATAGTGTATCGACAATTATTTTAGCCTTATCTCTTATTATTATAATGCTTGGAATGGGATTATCGCTGGTTGTTGATGATTTTAGAAGAATATTTATATATCCAAAAGCAATACTGTTAGGATTGACCAATCAAATACTAATTTTACCAGTATTAGGATTTGCATTGGCATCTTTATTTCCTATTCAACCCGAGATTGCAATCGGAATTATGATTTTAACTGCATGTCCCGGAGGACCAACGTCTAATTTGATATCTCATTTGGCAAAAGGAGATATAGCATTATCCGTTACCCTTACTGCATTAAGTAGCTTTATTACTATTTTAACTATACCTTTTATTATAAATTTTGCACTTCTTCATTTTTTGGAAGAGGGACAAATGATTAAATTGAATGTAGTAACAACTATTGTTCAGATATTGGTAATTACCATTATTCCTGTAGGTATTGGTATGTTAATTAGAAAATATAATGAACGGTTTGCTTTAAAAATGGCTAAACCTGTTCGACGAGCTTCTGGCATTGTACTAATGCTTGTAATTGTAGGTATCACAATTAAAGAAAAAGATAATATGGTGTCTTACTTTCAGCAAGCAGGAATAGTTGCCTTATGTTTAAATGTTATTACAATGATTGTGGGATATTATTCTGCTAAATTATTTAGTATTAAAGATAAAAGAGCTATTTCAATCGCAATAGAGTCGGGAATCCAAAATGGAACTCTAGCAATAACTATTGCTGTTGTTTTACTTAAAAATACTTCGTTTGCAGTTGCTCCAGCAGTGTATAGCTTATTAATGTTTTTTACAGGAGGTATTGCTGTTTATTTGGGTATTAAGAAAAGTAATACCCAGAAAAATTAG